From a single Candidatus Defluviilinea gracilis genomic region:
- a CDS encoding GIY-YIG nuclease family protein, with amino-acid sequence MLSLIEILKTKNLPLDNYKIHLATGKEYPPIDAFLEGKFKEWQEEQSNKNFECDYVLSLINIERDTWLFAGIYKILSVGKGTRASFRYNTQLLPNQDDLIGRAIIHYKREGRASYVWGHKYGKHLELVEIKPTPISIGDFPGYNKVILSHRQLKVIVGQQEPSWKSALSSVKGIYLISDILSGKLYIGSATGNDGLWQRWESYAKTGHGGNSELRELIQEKSIDYASNFQYSVLEIADTHSTDEFIIERETYWKKVLLSRQFGYNSN; translated from the coding sequence ATGCTTAGTTTGATTGAAATACTTAAGACAAAGAATCTTCCACTTGATAATTACAAAATTCACCTCGCTACAGGAAAAGAATACCCTCCGATTGACGCATTTCTAGAGGGAAAATTCAAAGAATGGCAGGAAGAGCAGTCTAACAAGAACTTTGAATGTGATTACGTTCTCAGTTTAATTAATATTGAAAGGGACACATGGTTATTTGCTGGCATTTACAAAATACTTAGCGTTGGAAAAGGAACAAGAGCTTCTTTTCGCTACAACACACAACTTCTGCCCAATCAAGATGATTTAATTGGCAGAGCAATTATTCACTATAAACGCGAGGGAAGAGCTTCATATGTTTGGGGGCATAAATACGGAAAGCATTTAGAGCTTGTTGAAATCAAACCAACACCAATCTCAATCGGGGATTTTCCTGGATACAACAAAGTTATTCTTTCGCATCGACAATTAAAAGTAATTGTCGGGCAACAAGAGCCATCTTGGAAATCTGCTTTATCTAGTGTCAAAGGAATATACTTAATCTCTGACATCCTTTCGGGGAAATTGTATATTGGAAGTGCAACTGGTAATGATGGACTTTGGCAAAGATGGGAAAGTTACGCCAAAACAGGACATGGTGGCAACAGCGAACTCAGAGAATTGATTCAAGAAAAAAGTATTGATTACGCTAGTAATTTCCAATATTCTGTTCTTGAAATTGCCGACACACATTCGACAGATGAATTTATTATTGAAAGAGAAACCTATTGGAAAAAGGTTTTATTATCAAGGCAATTTGGATATAACTCAAATTGA
- a CDS encoding thiolase domain-containing protein (Catalyzes the synthesis of acetoacetyl coenzyme A from two molecules of acetyl coenzyme A. It can also act as a thiolase, catalyzing the reverse reaction and generating two-carbon units from the four-carbon product of fatty acid oxidation) gives MTEVIIAGIGQTEVGEHWDIGLRDLAFAAIQEAVKDSGGLKPQSLFVGNMLAPNLSNQAHLGVLIADYAGLLGIEAVTIEAAGASGGAALRQGYLAVKSGLVDVALVVGVEKFTDKVGSGVDAALATTGDADFESVQGMTPAAQAALLMKRYMHEYDVPKDGFAGFALTAHANGVANKHAMFRKAIKPETYAKAEMVSDPLNMFDMAPNADGAAAVVLTRQELLPNNFSHPLVKIAGSASSSDTLALHDRKDMLYFDTAQISAGKAMKQVGAVLDDIDLFEYHDIFSVYAALQLEAVGFAIKGKGWKLAADNEIGLKGKIPCATMGGMKARGFAGGASGVYQAVDAVAQLRGEGEANQIPNAKTALIQSLGGPASTAVSHILQRA, from the coding sequence ATGACAGAAGTCATCATCGCAGGTATCGGACAAACAGAAGTCGGCGAGCATTGGGACATTGGTCTGCGCGACCTTGCCTTTGCCGCCATTCAAGAAGCCGTCAAAGATTCGGGCGGATTGAAACCGCAATCGTTATTCGTCGGCAATATGCTCGCGCCGAATCTTTCCAATCAGGCGCATCTCGGCGTGTTGATCGCGGATTACGCGGGCTTGCTCGGCATCGAAGCCGTGACCATCGAAGCCGCGGGCGCATCAGGCGGCGCGGCGTTGCGGCAAGGCTATCTCGCCGTCAAAAGTGGATTGGTGGATGTCGCGCTCGTCGTCGGCGTGGAGAAGTTTACAGATAAAGTCGGCTCAGGCGTGGACGCGGCTCTCGCCACCACAGGGGACGCGGATTTCGAGTCGGTGCAGGGGATGACTCCCGCCGCGCAAGCCGCATTGTTGATGAAACGCTACATGCACGAGTACGATGTCCCCAAAGACGGGTTCGCTGGTTTTGCATTGACCGCCCACGCGAACGGAGTCGCAAATAAACACGCGATGTTCCGCAAAGCCATCAAGCCCGAGACTTACGCTAAAGCCGAAATGGTCAGCGATCCGCTCAACATGTTCGACATGGCTCCCAACGCAGACGGCGCGGCGGCAGTTGTATTGACCCGCCAAGAGTTATTGCCAAACAATTTCTCACATCCTCTGGTGAAAATCGCTGGCTCGGCTTCTTCATCGGATACGCTTGCATTGCATGATCGCAAAGACATGCTGTACTTCGACACCGCGCAAATCTCCGCTGGCAAGGCGATGAAACAAGTCGGCGCGGTGTTGGATGACATTGACTTGTTTGAGTATCACGACATATTCAGCGTCTACGCCGCGTTACAACTCGAAGCGGTGGGATTCGCTATCAAAGGTAAGGGATGGAAACTTGCCGCAGACAATGAAATCGGGTTGAAGGGAAAAATCCCGTGTGCAACAATGGGCGGAATGAAAGCGCGCGGCTTCGCGGGCGGCGCCTCAGGCGTGTATCAGGCTGTGGATGCGGTGGCCCAGCTTCGAGGTGAGGGCGAAGCGAATCAAATCCCGAATGCGAAGACCGCGTTGATCCAATCCCTTGGCGGACCCGCATCAACGGCAGTGAGTCATATCTTGCAAAGAGCATAG
- a CDS encoding hydroxymethylglutaryl-CoA synthase — translation MTSPHPHPPTLLKPAKPVGIIGYGAYVPRYRLPAKEVARVWTGGKGGLPIKEKAVPGLDEDVITMSIEAARNAMKRAQIDPTELRAVWVGSESHPYAVKPTSTLVAEAIGAVPNTQAADWEFACKAGTEALVAAMGLVGSGMGKYAMAIGMDTAQGKPGDALEYTAGAGGGAYILGPAEESLAVINASYSYVTDTPDFWRRSDAKYPEHGMRFTGEPAYFKHVSEAATHLMEASGTTAKDYKWAVFHQPNTKFPQRVASGLGFSMDQIEPGLLVPVIGNTYAGAAMIGLTATLDIAQPGDRILVVSFGSGAGSDAFDISVTDNAPLRASLATKTQEYVKRRTEIDYATYVRFRGKLAMK, via the coding sequence ATGACCTCCCCTCACCCTCACCCCCCCACCCTCCTCAAACCAGCCAAACCCGTTGGCATCATTGGCTACGGCGCATACGTGCCGCGCTATCGTCTGCCCGCAAAAGAAGTCGCGCGCGTATGGACGGGCGGCAAAGGCGGACTCCCCATCAAAGAGAAAGCCGTCCCTGGGCTGGATGAAGACGTCATCACCATGTCCATTGAAGCGGCGCGCAACGCGATGAAACGCGCGCAAATTGACCCGACTGAATTGCGGGCGGTCTGGGTCGGGAGCGAGTCCCACCCGTATGCGGTGAAGCCAACCTCCACCTTGGTCGCTGAGGCGATTGGCGCGGTCCCCAACACGCAAGCCGCCGATTGGGAATTCGCTTGCAAGGCAGGCACCGAAGCGCTCGTCGCCGCGATGGGCTTGGTCGGCTCGGGCATGGGCAAGTACGCGATGGCGATCGGCATGGACACCGCGCAAGGCAAGCCAGGCGACGCGCTCGAGTACACCGCAGGCGCGGGCGGCGGCGCGTACATTCTCGGTCCCGCCGAAGAATCGCTGGCGGTCATCAACGCCTCGTATTCGTACGTCACCGACACGCCCGATTTCTGGCGGCGCTCCGACGCGAAATATCCCGAACACGGCATGCGCTTCACGGGCGAACCCGCCTATTTCAAACACGTCAGCGAAGCCGCCACGCATCTGATGGAAGCCAGCGGCACGACCGCCAAAGATTACAAGTGGGCGGTCTTCCACCAGCCCAACACAAAATTTCCGCAACGCGTCGCATCGGGTCTCGGCTTCTCGATGGATCAGATCGAACCTGGGCTTCTCGTCCCTGTGATCGGGAATACGTACGCGGGCGCGGCGATGATCGGACTCACTGCGACTCTCGACATCGCCCAGCCTGGCGATCGGATTCTCGTCGTCTCTTTCGGAAGTGGAGCTGGTTCCGACGCCTTCGACATTTCCGTCACTGACAACGCCCCGCTCCGCGCCAGCCTCGCCACGAAGACACAAGAGTACGTCAAGCGCCGAACAGAGATTGATTACGCAACGTATGTCCGTTTCCGCGGGAAGCTAGCGATGAAGTAA